A single genomic interval of Zobellia nedashkovskayae harbors:
- a CDS encoding DHH family phosphoesterase has translation MNLESIKAVQQLLSQPQKIVIVPHKNPDGDAIGSTLALCHYLINRGQEAVVVAPNDYPKFLKWMPGNENILNFEKHNSQAKEKIAEATVVFTLDFNHLGRIGQMQSVLEDLTVPFVMIDHHQAPSDYAEIMYSDVLMSSTCEMVYNFIEFLGDVDKITSEMADCLYTGIMTDTGSFKFRSTTGRTHRIIADLIDKGAENTQIHHKIYDTNTPGRLHLLGCALKNMVIHDKYRTAYITLSQDELDMYKYQKGDTEGFVNYGLTLEGIIFAVIFIENKEEGIIKISFRSIGDFNVNEFARTYFEGGGHNNAAGGKSDRSLKETAVYFESLLENHQDQLQA, from the coding sequence ATGAATTTGGAGTCTATAAAAGCGGTTCAGCAACTACTTTCCCAACCGCAAAAAATTGTAATTGTACCGCATAAAAACCCTGATGGCGATGCCATTGGTTCAACTTTGGCACTTTGTCATTACCTTATTAATAGAGGGCAAGAAGCTGTAGTTGTAGCACCTAATGACTATCCTAAGTTTTTAAAATGGATGCCCGGAAACGAGAACATCTTAAATTTTGAAAAGCATAATAGTCAAGCTAAAGAAAAAATAGCTGAAGCTACGGTAGTTTTTACTTTAGACTTCAATCATTTGGGTAGAATAGGGCAGATGCAATCTGTTTTGGAGGACTTGACAGTGCCTTTTGTTATGATTGACCATCATCAAGCACCGTCGGACTACGCAGAGATTATGTACTCAGATGTGTTAATGAGTTCTACCTGCGAAATGGTATACAACTTCATTGAGTTTTTGGGAGATGTAGATAAAATAACGTCAGAAATGGCGGATTGCCTTTATACTGGAATCATGACAGATACGGGCTCTTTTAAGTTTAGATCCACTACGGGTAGAACGCATCGTATTATTGCTGATTTAATTGACAAAGGTGCTGAAAACACACAGATTCATCATAAAATTTATGATACGAATACGCCAGGAAGGTTGCATCTTTTGGGTTGTGCCCTTAAGAATATGGTTATTCACGATAAATACAGGACAGCTTATATTACGTTAAGTCAGGATGAGCTTGATATGTATAAGTATCAAAAAGGAGATACGGAAGGTTTCGTTAATTACGGACTTACCCTTGAAGGTATTATCTTTGCCGTTATTTTTATAGAGAATAAAGAAGAAGGGATTATAAAAATTTCTTTTAGATCCATAGGCGATTTCAACGTAAACGAATTTGCAAGAACCTATTTTGAAGGAGGCGGTCATAATAATGCTGCGGGAGGAAAAAGCGATAGATCACTCAAGGAAACCGCTGTTTATTTTGAATCACTTTTAGAAAATCATCAAGACCAATTACAGGCATGA
- a CDS encoding peptidylprolyl isomerase, with amino-acid sequence MKKIYYVITLVVLLASCKSQYSELGDGLFADIHTSKGDIIIKLEYEKTPVTVANFISLAEGDSPFVTDSLKEKKFYDGLIFHRVIKDFMIQGGDPTGTGAGNPGYKFKDEFNDSLVHDKKGIVSMANSGVATNGSQFFITHKETPFLNGRHTVFGHVVEGIGVVDSIATTETSKDAASQDKPLVDVVMNSVEIVRNGKAAKKFDAVQVMTDYFAEEEAKIAAFEKMKTDFVAALEGEKGKAKELPSGLKILTLKEGGGEKPTIGGQVLVYYAGYLEDGTLFDSNYEDIATKYNKFDERRKQGGGYEPIPMIYSPDASLIAGFKEGLLNMKIGDKARIFIPSHLGYGPQGTGPIPPSADLVFDLEITGEVE; translated from the coding sequence ATGAAAAAAATCTATTACGTAATTACCCTAGTGGTTTTGCTAGCCAGTTGTAAAAGTCAGTATTCTGAGTTAGGAGATGGTCTTTTTGCAGATATCCATACTAGTAAAGGGGATATTATTATAAAGTTGGAATATGAGAAAACACCTGTTACGGTGGCAAACTTTATTTCATTGGCGGAAGGCGACAGTCCGTTTGTTACTGATAGCCTAAAAGAAAAGAAATTTTATGATGGTCTTATTTTTCATAGGGTTATTAAAGATTTTATGATTCAAGGAGGAGATCCAACAGGTACAGGTGCGGGAAACCCAGGATATAAATTTAAGGATGAGTTTAATGATTCTTTAGTACATGATAAAAAAGGAATCGTATCTATGGCCAATTCTGGAGTTGCTACTAACGGAAGTCAATTCTTTATCACGCATAAAGAAACCCCGTTTTTAAATGGGAGGCATACGGTATTTGGTCACGTAGTAGAAGGTATAGGTGTTGTTGATTCCATAGCAACTACAGAGACTTCTAAAGATGCAGCCTCACAGGACAAACCTTTAGTAGATGTTGTTATGAACAGTGTTGAGATTGTTCGTAATGGCAAAGCAGCTAAGAAATTTGATGCTGTACAGGTTATGACCGATTATTTTGCTGAGGAAGAAGCAAAAATAGCGGCATTTGAAAAGATGAAAACCGATTTTGTTGCAGCACTTGAAGGTGAAAAGGGAAAAGCTAAAGAATTACCTAGTGGTCTTAAAATATTAACATTGAAAGAAGGTGGCGGAGAAAAGCCGACTATTGGTGGTCAAGTACTTGTTTACTATGCGGGATATTTAGAAGATGGAACTTTATTTGATAGTAACTATGAAGATATTGCTACTAAATACAACAAATTTGATGAGAGAAGAAAGCAAGGTGGCGGTTATGAGCCTATTCCAATGATTTACAGCCCAGATGCTAGTTTAATTGCTGGTTTTAAAGAAGGTCTTTTGAATATGAAAATCGGGGATAAAGCTAGAATTTTTATTCCTTCGCATTTAGGTTACGGTCCTCAAGGTACTGGTCCAATACCACCTAGTGCAGATTTAGTATTTGATCTTGAAATAACTGGAGAGGTCGAGTAA
- the gldI gene encoding gliding motility-associated peptidyl-prolyl isomerase GldI, protein MRILSLIFLITLVSCGGPEPRRPVEVKSGSFFKQSVKRSKELLAKEEKLLQDLMAKDTVHEYTHSASGSWFFYNVKNESADYTAQPDDLVIMSYNIISLKNDTIYSMDDIGTLTYKVDKQDLFPGLRNSVKMLKEGETGTFLFPSSLGYGYHGDNDKIGINVPFKVTLSVFKIEKNQELVE, encoded by the coding sequence ATGAGAATCTTAAGTCTTATTTTTTTAATAACCCTAGTTAGTTGTGGGGGACCGGAACCAAGAAGGCCCGTTGAAGTAAAATCAGGAAGCTTTTTTAAGCAATCGGTAAAACGGAGCAAAGAGCTTTTGGCTAAAGAAGAGAAATTATTGCAAGACTTGATGGCCAAAGATACGGTGCATGAGTATACGCATTCCGCCAGTGGGTCTTGGTTCTTCTATAATGTTAAGAATGAGTCGGCAGACTATACGGCACAGCCAGATGATTTGGTTATAATGAGTTATAATATTATCAGCCTAAAGAACGATACTATTTACAGTATGGATGATATTGGTACACTAACTTATAAGGTAGATAAACAGGATTTATTTCCTGGTTTGAGAAATAGTGTAAAAATGTTAAAAGAAGGTGAGACAGGCACTTTTCTGTTTCCTTCTTCTTTGGGGTATGGCTATCATGGCGATAATGATAAGATTGGAATAAATGTACCGTTTAAGGTTACTTTATCGGTGTTTAAAATTGAAAAAAATCAAGAATTAGTAGAGTAG
- a CDS encoding DUF721 domain-containing protein, with amino-acid sequence MAKRRNENLNMSQALNEFIKENRLQKGMDKVDAREAWRNLMGNGVNNYTTDIELRGDTLFVALSSSVLREELSLGKSKIVKMLNEDLGKELVQKLVLR; translated from the coding sequence ATGGCGAAGAGAAGAAATGAGAATTTGAATATGAGCCAAGCCCTGAATGAATTCATAAAGGAAAATAGGCTTCAGAAAGGTATGGATAAGGTAGATGCGCGTGAAGCATGGCGTAATCTAATGGGTAACGGCGTCAATAATTATACAACAGATATTGAGCTTAGGGGAGATACGCTTTTTGTAGCTTTATCATCTTCCGTACTTCGTGAAGAATTAAGCTTGGGGAAATCAAAAATAGTAAAGATGCTCAATGAAGATTTGGGCAAGGAATTGGTGCAAAAACTGGTATTAAGATAA
- a CDS encoding alkaline phosphatase D family protein — translation MFNKYITICLLCIATACKTQNQVEGTTNDKMIATTPKADFTLAFGSCNKQNETNLLWDDILNTKPDVWVWGGDNIYADTDNMKRLHTMYAKQNAVEGYQKLKSEVPVIGTWDDHDYGLNDGGVDFDKKKESQQEFLDFMDVGKNDPRRTQEGVYAAHTYNTPKGSIKILVLDTRYFRTDLTIDTETKKRTIPNDYGVGTILGTTQWNWLTEELKNSTADFNILVSSIQILSNEHGFETWGNFPHEVDKLEKLIVDSKAKGVIVLSGDRHISEFSKTEIAGVDYPLVDFTSSGLTHTYTKFNGEPNPFRVGDVVFTKSFGLIKFNFKTKEAQMQMIGNNLKVMGELHQTY, via the coding sequence ATGTTTAATAAGTATATCACCATTTGTTTATTATGTATAGCTACGGCCTGTAAGACGCAAAACCAAGTAGAAGGGACTACAAATGACAAGATGATCGCCACGACCCCTAAAGCCGATTTTACCTTGGCATTTGGCTCTTGCAATAAGCAAAATGAAACCAATTTACTTTGGGACGATATTCTTAATACAAAACCGGATGTTTGGGTTTGGGGCGGTGATAATATTTATGCCGATACTGACAATATGAAACGCCTGCATACTATGTATGCCAAACAAAATGCCGTTGAAGGATACCAAAAACTTAAAAGTGAAGTACCCGTAATTGGTACTTGGGATGATCACGACTACGGACTGAACGATGGCGGTGTTGATTTTGACAAAAAGAAGGAAAGTCAGCAAGAGTTTTTAGATTTTATGGATGTAGGCAAAAATGACCCGCGAAGAACTCAAGAAGGTGTATACGCTGCGCATACGTACAATACACCGAAAGGAAGTATAAAAATATTGGTACTGGACACTCGGTATTTTAGAACTGACCTTACTATAGATACGGAAACTAAAAAACGTACCATACCTAACGACTATGGTGTGGGTACTATTCTTGGTACAACGCAATGGAATTGGCTAACCGAAGAACTCAAAAATTCAACAGCCGATTTTAATATCTTGGTAAGCAGTATTCAAATACTATCTAATGAACATGGGTTTGAGACCTGGGGCAACTTCCCGCATGAAGTAGATAAACTGGAGAAACTAATTGTTGATTCCAAAGCAAAAGGTGTTATTGTTCTCTCTGGAGACCGTCATATCTCTGAGTTCTCTAAGACCGAAATAGCTGGAGTAGATTACCCTTTAGTAGATTTTACAAGCAGTGGCCTTACACATACCTACACGAAATTCAATGGCGAGCCCAATCCGTTCAGGGTGGGCGACGTTGTTTTTACTAAAAGTTTTGGACTAATTAAATTCAATTTTAAAACTAAAGAAGCGCAAATGCAAATGATCGGAAACAACTTAAAAGTGATGGGTGAATTACATCAAACCTATTAA
- a CDS encoding nucleoside-diphosphate kinase, producing MTTNRTFTMIKPDAVENGHIGGILEKITSAGFKIVAMKYTQLSTRDAQEFYAVHNERPFYGELVEFMSRGPIVAAILEKDNAVDDFRALIGATNPAEAAEGTIRKLFASNIAENAVHGSDSDENAAIEGAFHFSGREIY from the coding sequence ATGACTACGAACAGAACATTTACGATGATCAAACCCGATGCGGTTGAAAACGGACACATTGGTGGCATTCTGGAAAAAATAACTTCCGCAGGCTTCAAGATCGTCGCCATGAAATATACACAACTTAGCACAAGAGATGCGCAAGAGTTCTATGCCGTTCATAATGAACGTCCGTTTTACGGAGAATTGGTAGAATTCATGAGCCGTGGCCCTATTGTTGCCGCTATCTTGGAAAAAGACAATGCTGTTGATGATTTTCGCGCATTGATTGGAGCAACTAATCCTGCTGAAGCAGCTGAAGGTACTATTAGAAAATTATTTGCTTCAAATATCGCCGAAAATGCGGTACATGGATCAGATAGTGATGAGAATGCAGCTATTGAAGGTGCTTTCCATTTTTCTGGAAGAGAGATTTACTAA
- the recF gene encoding DNA replication/repair protein RecF (All proteins in this family for which functions are known are DNA-binding proteins that assist the filamentation of RecA onto DNA for the initiation of recombination or recombinational repair.), whose translation MFLKKLSLINYKNFDSKDIEFDKKINCMVGPNGVGKTNILDAVYHLSFGKSYFNPVSTQNIRHDEEFFVIDGEFQKDDREERIVCSLKRGAKKIIKRNGKAYDRLSDHIGLLPLVIISPADRDLIIEGSDTRRKFIDGVISQSDKSYLQDLIKYNKVLAQRNSLLKYFAINHTFNKDTLAVYNEQLNDYGTKIFDKRLAFLETFIPIFKEQYIAISGGREEVSLSYDSKLLNDDLLTLLERSIEKDRALQYTSVGVHKDDLGFEISGHPIKKFGSQGQQKSFLIALKFAQFQFIKARSKTTPILLLDDIFDKLDEHRVAHIVALVNNENFGQIFISDTHAERTEEVVKQIHQTYKLFKL comes from the coding sequence ATGTTTTTAAAGAAATTATCCCTCATCAACTACAAAAATTTTGACTCAAAGGATATTGAATTCGATAAAAAAATCAATTGTATGGTGGGTCCAAACGGTGTTGGGAAAACCAATATTTTAGATGCGGTGTACCACCTTTCCTTTGGTAAAAGCTATTTTAATCCCGTCTCTACACAGAACATAAGACACGATGAAGAATTCTTTGTAATTGATGGAGAGTTTCAAAAAGATGATCGCGAAGAAAGGATAGTTTGTAGCTTAAAACGTGGTGCAAAAAAAATCATTAAGCGTAACGGTAAAGCCTACGATCGGTTGTCTGATCATATAGGTTTGTTGCCTTTGGTGATAATTTCTCCTGCAGATCGTGACCTTATCATAGAGGGCAGCGACACAAGAAGAAAGTTTATAGACGGAGTTATTTCTCAATCTGATAAAAGCTATCTGCAAGACCTTATAAAATACAATAAGGTACTGGCGCAGAGAAATTCCCTTTTAAAATATTTTGCGATTAACCATACGTTCAATAAAGACACCCTAGCGGTTTATAACGAACAATTAAATGATTATGGAACCAAAATTTTTGATAAGCGATTAGCTTTTTTAGAGACTTTTATTCCTATTTTCAAAGAGCAATACATAGCTATATCCGGAGGACGGGAAGAAGTTTCGTTAAGTTATGACAGTAAGTTGCTTAATGACGATTTATTAACTCTTTTAGAGAGGTCCATTGAAAAAGATAGAGCCTTGCAATATACCTCGGTTGGGGTTCATAAAGATGATTTAGGTTTTGAAATTTCAGGTCATCCTATTAAAAAATTTGGTAGTCAGGGGCAGCAGAAATCGTTTCTTATTGCTTTAAAATTCGCCCAGTTTCAGTTTATAAAAGCTCGATCTAAAACAACACCTATTTTATTGCTGGATGATATTTTTGATAAATTAGATGAACATCGGGTGGCACATATCGTAGCTTTGGTGAACAATGAAAATTTTGGTCAAATTTTTATTAGCGATACCCATGCAGAACGCACAGAAGAAGTGGTAAAACAAATACACCAAACGTATAAATTGTTTAAATTATAG